The genomic region AACTTTTTTCGAAATTTCTTTTTACCAATTCAAATCCTGGATCCTCCACTGAGAACGATGGTGGCGGAATGAGGCTACTAATACGGTAATAGGGGTTGTCACCTCAATTACGATTTTTTCCAAAGATAGTTTTGAATCCTTACTCCGTCACTAATGAGAAACAACCATGGTCACTACAACCACCCTGGCAACCACTTGATTCTCTCTTTTTTCTTCAACTTTTTGTTGATGGAAACTCAATATTTTCAATGGTTGCTTCATGACAAATTAAGTTTAAAGCTGTCTATTAGCTGTATTTCGGAACGAAACATATAGACAACAGTCACAACTCACAAGTCACAAGTCACAACACCACTAGGCACTAGGAGATAAGCTTGTAAGAATGAAAATCATGGTAAGGAATATCAGAATATGTACCAAAACTCCGAGTATCTAAAATGACTTTACGAACTAAACTAACTGGTACCAACAACAGATGTAAAATACGTAAAATTATGCATTAGACTCTTACCATGACGATAAAATTACGATGATTTTGATCTAACATTTGTATGTAAATATGAATCTGCAGGAAAGAAGAGCATTTTTATTCTGCAGAGAAGACAGGGCAATACTATGTAGAGAATGCGACATTCCGATTCATAAAGCAAATGAACATACACAAAGTCACAGTAGATTTCTTCTAACTGGAGTTAGAATCTCAGCTTCATCAGCCGGATATACTAACCCTTCTCCCCTCTCAACCAGTTCAACCGAACAAAACTCGGAAACCCGAAACTCAGTCAATGCTCACAGTTATGACCATGATATGCCTTGCAACCATTCAtactattctagcaagaacatgTCCAAAACCACTTCATCAACCACAAATTATAACCAAATTACTGAAGACGGCTCGATTTCGACAGATAATACTCTATCAGAATACTTGCTGGAGAGCGTACCTAGTTGGAGATTCGAGGATTTGCTAGACGACTCTTATTCTCCTCATTGTAAGGTTTGCATAAACTAAACCTCTTTGTTAAAAGAGTAGTAGAGATCTATGTTTACTCACTCAGCTGCAAATGTCGGACACGACACATGTCAAGTGTCAGATAATGGTTCAAAATCTTGGCCGAGTTGTATCGGTTTTTCACTTTATCGATACAAGATGTCGCTCGCGGAATCACCAAGAATTACAGTGATTCATCCGCGGCGGCTGATTATACCGCTACCGCGACTATAACCGCTACCGAGATTTTGAACCATGTGTCAAATACGGAAAAATACGGTTATTTTCCGtaaagtgaagtgtcggagtaaaaTAAAGAGACAAATCTTTACTACACTCCAAATTTTACAACAAAATAGattaaattttataattatcttttattaatattatttgttttcTTCTACAGACTTTTGACAACAGTAATGACCAAACTGTAAATAATCCAAACCAGCAAGTTGAAGAAGAAAGCATGGGTTCATTTTCTTCTACAGAAGAGTATTCAAGAATGTGGGAATTTCATAACCAGGGACCATTTGTGCCTTCCCATCTTCCTCCCATCTTCCATGACAGACTGTATTAACATTCGCATTTATGGGCGTCGGACCACAACTTTTGATTTTAAAAAAAGGCGGCTCCATCGGTCTtaaacagcaaaaaaaaaaacataattttgGCACCCGAAAGAAACAGCTTTCGGAATTGTACATATTTTTGCCCTGTTTTTCCTCCCTCTTTGCTAGCGACAGTGAGCTACTCGTGTTATTTCAACTGACAAAAGAACAAACTGATCCTTTTTCTCTGGAGAAAATTTCATTCTAATTTAGAGAAGTTTATCGATTTCTCATCGATTAGTTATGTTGAATCGAATTTcaaccatgtttatatatatgTCGAGTTATTTCACCTAGAGAAGATGTTTTGTATCAACAAAAAATCACTCTAGCTTAGCAAAATGTCTTCTATTTCCTACAGTATATTTTAGAAAAGTGCCCAGATAAACTGTTACTATATCTTCCTTATCAGTTAGAATCCCAGATAGAGCAATCGAAATAATTACGACTTACG from Silene latifolia isolate original U9 population chromosome 3, ASM4854445v1, whole genome shotgun sequence harbors:
- the LOC141648468 gene encoding B-box zinc finger protein 20-like isoform X1, which encodes MKIQCDVCEKQEASVFCAADEAALCDGCDYRVHHANILASKHQRFPLLLPSFKDAPLCDICQERRAFLFCREDRAILCRECDIPIHKANEHTQSHSRFLLTGVRISASSAGYTNPSPLSTSSTEQNSETRNSVNAHSYDHDMPCNHSYYSSKNMSKTTSSTTNYNQITEDGSISTDNTLSEYLLESVPSWRFEDLLDDSYSPHCKTFDNSNDQTVNNPNQQVEEESMGSFSSTEEYSRMWEFHNQGPFVPSHLPPIFHDRLY
- the LOC141648468 gene encoding B-box zinc finger protein 20-like isoform X2 codes for the protein MKIQCDVCEKQEASVFCAADEAALCDGCDYRVHHANILASKHQRFPLLLPSFKDAPLCDICQERRAFLFCREDRAILCRECDIPIHKANEHTQSHSRFLLTGVRISASSAGYTNPSPLSTSSTEQNSETRNSVNAHSYDHDMPCNHSYYSSKNMSKTTSSTTNYNQITEDGSISTDNTLSEYLLESVPSWRFEDLLDDSYSPHYF